A segment of the Candidatus Poribacteria bacterium genome:
ACACCGAGCACCGGGTTCGAGGCGTATTTCGTCCATGTCACGCCGTCGCCCGATGTCGCGTAGTTGATCGTTTGAACGTTGCTGGCATTGACGCCCGCGTACCACATTTCGTACTGACCGTTGCGTTTGAGTACGGAGGGTTCACCAACGGAGTTTGTATCCGTCGCTCCGGAGGAGCCCTGGTCGAGCACGACGCCTTGATCTGTCCACGAGATGCCATCCGGTGACGTGGCATACCCGATGTACGGGTCACTCCCTCCGAAATACGCGTGATACCAGAGCTTGTACGTGGACCCATCCTTGATGACGGACCCGGAGTGCATCTCGGAGCCCGACTTCGTGAAGACGGGATTGGAGGCATACTTCGTCCATGTGACGCCGTCTGTCGACGTGGCGTAGCAGACGATCCCATAGCCGCCTGCGGTAGTGCCGCCGCCGTACCACATTTTGTAAACGCCGTCGTCGATGATGACTGCGGGCGTGTCAACCCACTGCGGCGTCACGTCGCCGCGCGGGACAGCGAAGCCGTTGTCGGTCCAACTGATTCCGTCGGGTGACGTAGCGTACCGGATGTCAGAGCCGTCTGGTCCGGCGTTATACCACATCCGATACTGCGAACCGTCGAAAACCACCATGGGTCCCGCGGTGGACACGGTGGGACCGACGAACACAGGATTTCCCGCGTATTTCGTCCACGACGTTTGCGCCGACACGCCCGCGCACACGAACAACGCGAGAACGACACTCGCAACCAGACCAGACAGGGCCCGAAGCTTGCGCGACCGCATGGCTCGACCTTTCCCTGCGTAGACGTATCCGCCCTCGGCGCGTTTGCGACTACCATCATGACGACCGGCGCGGCATCGCGCCGAGCTTCGCGTTGATTCCGACCCGCGCATCCTAACCCGCCGCTTCGGGTCGGTCCTTCCGAGAACGCCCCTTATCTCGCCGTTGTGTCTCCTTCCGTCGTGGCACC
Coding sequences within it:
- a CDS encoding choice-of-anchor D domain-containing protein encodes the protein MRGSESTRSSARCRAGRHDGSRKRAEGGYVYAGKGRAMRSRKLRALSGLVASVVLALFVCAGVSAQTSWTKYAGNPVFVGPTVSTAGPMVVFDGSQYRMWYNAGPDGSDIRYATSPDGISWTDNGFAVPRGDVTPQWVDTPAVIIDDGVYKMWYGGGTTAGGYGIVCYATSTDGVTWTKYASNPVFTKSGSEMHSGSVIKDGSTYKLWYHAYFGGSDPYIGYATSPDGISWTDQGVVLDQGSSGATDTNSVGEPSVLKRNGQYEMWYAGVNASNVQTINYATSGDGVTWTKYASNPVLGVGASGSWDAVAVMGPTVLIANGDMRMWFAAVNSVYGAGIGYATANPTASVTPTTVNAGIVTKPSSGTATFTITNTGGGTLTVSGITSSNSQFTVSPAPPYNLAAGQSQTVTVTFTPTVAGTASATLTITHNASGSPATVTASGVGLWSYQNWQATLRLTGDPAGDHTVIVGVAPDASDAVNLSAEDTLAPPMPQPPASWLRLLRGGQALSQDVLAFADARTWTIEVE